The Methylobacterium sp. PvR107 genome contains a region encoding:
- a CDS encoding molybdopterin-dependent oxidoreductase translates to MTDRGRRDFMRLSALGAFAALGGVPRARAADGATLPFGNGERPLVAYPGKRPLLQMTARPPQLETPFAVFDEGAITPNDAFFVRYHLADIPTEIDPGAFRVAVTGQVERPLSLSLADLKAMPQTEIVAVNQCSGNSRGFFEPRMAGGQLANGAMGCARWTGVPLKSVLDRAGVKAGALQVAFNGLDGPVLPETPDFAKALTLDHARDGIVMLAWGMNGEDLPWLNGFPLRLVVPGYYGTYWVKHLDSIAVLDHPFEGFWMKSAYRIPDNACACTEPGKAPDKTVPIGRFNVRSFVTSLSDGAQVKTGRVPLRGIAFDGGSGIKAVAVSTDDGWTWSAAQLGPDLGRYAFRPWTAEVDLAPGAHALRVRATGNDGDTQPMEPRWNPAGYMRNVVETTRVRAA, encoded by the coding sequence ATGACCGATCGCGGAAGACGGGATTTCATGCGGCTAAGCGCCCTCGGCGCCTTCGCCGCCCTCGGGGGCGTACCGCGCGCACGGGCGGCCGACGGCGCGACGCTGCCCTTCGGCAACGGCGAGCGCCCGCTCGTCGCCTATCCGGGCAAGCGGCCGCTGCTGCAGATGACCGCTCGCCCGCCCCAGCTGGAGACACCGTTCGCGGTCTTCGACGAGGGTGCGATCACGCCCAACGACGCCTTCTTCGTCCGCTACCACCTCGCCGACATCCCGACCGAGATCGATCCCGGGGCCTTCCGCGTCGCGGTGACCGGGCAGGTCGAGCGCCCGCTCTCCCTGTCGCTCGCCGACCTCAAGGCGATGCCGCAGACGGAGATCGTGGCGGTCAACCAGTGCTCGGGCAATTCCCGCGGCTTCTTCGAGCCGCGCATGGCCGGCGGCCAGCTCGCCAACGGCGCCATGGGCTGCGCCCGGTGGACCGGCGTGCCGCTCAAGAGCGTGCTCGACAGGGCCGGCGTGAAGGCCGGCGCCCTGCAGGTCGCCTTCAACGGTCTCGACGGGCCGGTCCTGCCCGAGACGCCGGACTTCGCCAAGGCGCTGACCCTCGACCACGCCCGGGATGGCATTGTGATGCTCGCCTGGGGCATGAACGGGGAGGACCTCCCCTGGCTCAACGGCTTCCCGCTCCGCCTCGTGGTGCCGGGCTATTACGGGACCTACTGGGTCAAGCACCTCGACAGCATCGCCGTCCTCGATCACCCCTTCGAGGGCTTCTGGATGAAGTCGGCCTACCGCATCCCCGACAATGCCTGTGCCTGCACCGAGCCCGGCAAGGCGCCGGACAAGACCGTGCCGATCGGCCGCTTCAACGTCCGCTCATTCGTGACCAGCTTGAGCGACGGCGCGCAGGTGAAGACCGGGCGCGTGCCCCTGCGCGGCATCGCCTTCGACGGTGGCTCAGGTATCAAGGCGGTGGCGGTCTCGACCGACGACGGCTGGACTTGGAGCGCGGCGCAGCTCGGCCCGGATCTCGGCCGCTACGCCTTCCGCCCCTGGACCGCGGAGGTCGATCTGGCGCCGGGCGCCCACGCCCTGCGGGTGCGGGCCACGGGTAACGACGGCGACACCCAGCCGATGGAGCCGCGCTGGAACCCCGCCGGCTACATGCGCAACGTCGTTGAGACCACCCGCGTGCGGGCGGCCTGA
- a CDS encoding cytochrome c has protein sequence MFMTRPLRAAAVTCTAALAATAALAVALAAPVARAAPESYRLPEPTAQFRPAPDAGHASGFQAAQENCQTCHSADYVAMQPPGKGPAFWEAEVTKMINVYHAPIAAEQAKAIAAYLGAAY, from the coding sequence ATGTTCATGACCCGCCCATTACGCGCCGCGGCTGTCACCTGCACCGCCGCCCTCGCCGCCACGGCCGCGCTCGCCGTCGCCTTGGCCGCGCCGGTCGCGCGCGCCGCGCCAGAGAGCTACCGGTTGCCGGAGCCGACAGCGCAGTTCCGGCCGGCCCCGGATGCTGGCCACGCCTCCGGCTTCCAGGCCGCGCAGGAGAACTGCCAGACCTGCCACTCGGCCGATTACGTCGCCATGCAGCCGCCCGGCAAGGGTCCGGCGTTCTGGGAGGCTGAGGTGACTAAGATGATCAACGTCTACCACGCCCCGATCGCGGCCGAACAGGCCAAGGCCATCGCCGCCTATCTCGGCGCGGCCTACTGA
- a CDS encoding YeiH family protein, with amino-acid sequence MIARTAVQDQSGTALSRSQRASAWAGTACTLLPGLLLCLGITAVAQGLQAGEEHLTGHPYVEALVLAILLGTALRTAWVPGARFKAGIAFSAKQVLELAVTLLGVAVSLGSIVASGPALLVGIVGAVALTILASCALCRALGLPVRMALLIACGNAICGNSAIAAVAPVIGADSRDVAAAIAFTAVLGVLMVLGLPLFVPLAGFSEHQYGVLAGMTVYAVPQVLAATVPVSALATQVGTLVKLVRVLMLGPVVVALSLIAPRLPAEGATGKAAPDRLGFFKLVPWFILGFLALATLRSLGLIPDDWVAPLARIAGFLTIVSMAALGLGVDVRVLAQVGGRVTLAVSASLLVLLAIAVLLIRGLGVG; translated from the coding sequence ATGATCGCCAGAACCGCCGTACAGGACCAGTCGGGGACCGCGCTGTCTCGGTCGCAGCGCGCGTCCGCCTGGGCCGGGACGGCGTGCACCCTGCTCCCGGGCCTGCTTTTGTGCCTGGGCATCACGGCGGTGGCGCAGGGTCTGCAGGCTGGTGAGGAGCACCTGACCGGTCATCCCTACGTCGAGGCCCTGGTGCTCGCCATCCTCCTCGGCACGGCCCTGCGCACCGCCTGGGTACCGGGGGCGCGCTTCAAGGCCGGGATCGCCTTCTCGGCTAAGCAGGTGCTCGAGTTGGCCGTCACCCTGCTCGGCGTCGCGGTGAGCCTCGGGTCCATCGTCGCTTCGGGGCCGGCGCTGCTGGTCGGCATCGTCGGGGCGGTGGCGCTGACCATCCTGGCGAGCTGCGCGCTCTGCCGCGCGCTCGGGCTGCCGGTGCGCATGGCGCTGCTGATCGCCTGCGGCAACGCGATCTGCGGCAACTCGGCGATCGCGGCGGTGGCGCCGGTGATCGGGGCGGACAGTCGGGACGTGGCGGCGGCCATCGCCTTCACGGCGGTGCTGGGCGTGCTGATGGTGCTGGGCCTGCCGCTGTTCGTGCCGCTCGCGGGCTTCAGCGAGCACCAGTACGGCGTGCTGGCCGGGATGACCGTCTACGCGGTGCCGCAGGTGCTGGCCGCCACCGTGCCGGTGAGCGCACTCGCCACGCAGGTGGGCACGCTGGTCAAGCTGGTGCGCGTGCTGATGCTCGGCCCCGTGGTGGTGGCCCTGTCGCTGATCGCGCCGCGCCTGCCCGCGGAGGGGGCCACGGGCAAGGCCGCCCCGGATCGGCTCGGCTTTTTCAAGTTGGTGCCGTGGTTCATCCTGGGCTTCCTGGCGCTCGCGACGCTGCGCTCGCTTGGCCTGATCCCGGACGACTGGGTTGCGCCGCTCGCCCGGATCGCCGGCTTCCTCACGATCGTGTCGATGGCTGCGCTGGGCCTGGGGGTGGACGTGCGGGTGTTGGCCCAGGTCGGCGGCCGGGTGACGCTGGCGGTCAGCGCCTCGCTCCTCGTGCTCCTAGCCATCGCGGTCCTGCTCATCCGCGGCCTCGGGGTCGGCTGA
- a CDS encoding BLUF domain-containing protein: protein MFDEYGIPRGADLNEAALVPLCHFVYCSRAAEGVDDAEVSRIVEVAQRNNLAHGITGVLVFGSGVFFQWIEGPAAEIQKLIATLHRDKRHHDIVSLSQSEEERERLYPNWDMEKVEAADIRLVLQDALENAEDKNNRVALTRILRQLDLSPLGRV from the coding sequence ATGTTCGACGAATACGGCATTCCACGCGGCGCCGATTTAAACGAAGCTGCGCTGGTCCCACTCTGCCATTTTGTTTATTGTAGTCGTGCCGCAGAAGGCGTTGACGACGCCGAAGTTTCCCGGATCGTCGAGGTGGCCCAGCGCAACAATCTCGCACACGGCATCACCGGGGTTCTGGTTTTCGGCAGCGGCGTCTTCTTCCAATGGATCGAGGGGCCGGCTGCCGAGATACAGAAACTGATCGCGACCCTGCATCGCGACAAGCGTCATCATGACATCGTTTCGCTGAGCCAGAGCGAGGAAGAGCGAGAGCGCCTCTATCCGAACTGGGACATGGAGAAAGTCGAAGCCGCGGATATCCGTCTGGTGCTACAGGATGCGCTCGAAAACGCAGAAGACAAGAACAATCGGGTGGCACTGACGCGCATTCTCCGACAACTCGATTTGAGCCCGCTTGGTCGCGTTTGA
- a CDS encoding BLUF domain-containing protein — translation MSVVQLIYASRPFGFDQAMLNGILSQSRRCNARDGVTGALICRADIYMQLLEGSAAALDATYARILRDDRHLEIRRLSYHTVTDRLFPGWAMRDDPARSWMWSQAEVANGAIDRATHLQALKIFQRLAAEPERDNA, via the coding sequence ATGTCTGTCGTTCAGCTCATCTATGCCTCACGCCCTTTCGGATTTGATCAAGCGATGCTCAATGGCATCCTGTCGCAATCGCGGCGATGCAACGCGCGCGATGGAGTTACCGGCGCCCTCATCTGTCGGGCAGATATTTACATGCAGTTGTTAGAGGGCTCGGCTGCAGCGCTGGATGCCACCTATGCGCGGATCTTGAGGGACGACCGCCATCTGGAGATCAGACGCCTATCTTATCACACTGTGACGGACCGTTTATTCCCTGGCTGGGCTATGCGCGACGATCCGGCCCGATCTTGGATGTGGTCACAAGCTGAAGTTGCGAATGGAGCGATCGATCGAGCCACGCACCTGCAAGCGCTTAAAATATTCCAGCGGCTCGCAGCCGAACCTGAACGGGACAACGCATAG
- a CDS encoding B12-binding domain-containing protein, translating to MLDQGSPHREWAGLITEGIAEAASVREDYARRRSVDEARQRTLALGHIVQTDIIPRLMLVDRGDKQLRSDILPKLDTETVAGFTDLILKHDVAAVMDAFTTLTSKGYCVDDLFLDLLAPTAALLGRMWDDDLCDFIEVTVGLAQLQYLLATFGSDGGIAPYDSERRILLMGAPGELHTFGLAIVEQFMRKAGWHVASGLASSPEQISNLVGSELFGVVGLTLSRESHLDQLASSIKAVRQASLNPSIGVMVGGPVFLEHPEYVERVGADASAVDAPTAVLLAQRLLPSARSERSMRL from the coding sequence ATGCTGGATCAGGGATCACCCCACCGAGAGTGGGCCGGTCTGATCACGGAGGGGATCGCTGAAGCGGCGTCTGTCCGCGAGGACTATGCACGACGGAGATCCGTCGACGAGGCACGGCAGCGAACCCTGGCGCTCGGCCACATCGTTCAGACGGACATTATCCCTCGGCTGATGTTGGTTGATCGCGGCGACAAGCAGCTCCGATCAGACATTCTGCCGAAGTTGGATACAGAAACGGTCGCGGGCTTCACGGATCTGATCCTCAAGCACGACGTCGCGGCCGTCATGGACGCTTTCACAACTCTGACGTCCAAGGGCTATTGCGTCGACGACCTTTTCCTCGACCTTCTGGCACCTACGGCGGCCCTGCTGGGACGCATGTGGGACGACGATCTGTGCGACTTCATCGAGGTCACGGTCGGCCTCGCCCAACTTCAGTACCTTTTGGCCACGTTCGGCTCAGACGGAGGCATCGCGCCCTACGATAGCGAGCGCCGCATCCTCCTGATGGGAGCACCCGGCGAGCTACACACCTTCGGCTTGGCGATTGTCGAGCAGTTCATGCGAAAGGCCGGCTGGCATGTGGCGAGCGGCCTTGCCTCCAGCCCTGAACAAATCTCCAATCTCGTAGGCTCGGAGTTGTTCGGCGTGGTGGGTCTGACGCTAAGCCGGGAGAGCCACCTCGATCAACTGGCTTCCTCGATCAAGGCGGTACGACAGGCGTCCCTCAACCCTTCGATAGGCGTCATGGTCGGGGGACCCGTCTTCCTTGAGCATCCCGAATATGTCGAACGGGTCGGCGCTGATGCCTCGGCGGTCGATGCCCCCACCGCGGTGCTCCTCGCGCAGAGACTGCTCCCGTCTGCAAGGTCAGAACGCTCGATGAGGCTATGA
- a CDS encoding NAD(P)/FAD-dependent oxidoreductase yields MTTCGNLRDGGTVAIVGAGPGGATLARLLDRRGYTVRVLERDASPDGRHQGGSLDLRPDSGQRAIGAAALAETFAERSRDDAKAFRMLDADGHEMPGQGQETHEDAGPEIDRGDLRAMLIEALPSGMVAWDHNVEVVERQLDGKWRLRIEGRDAVTADLVVGADGIGSRVRAALTNVQPIYTGITMVAAYIRPELWRGSRISDTLGEGSVMFAGANKTIFVQRCARDVILLYYSLAVPEGWPKCAGFDLSDTGAVMAAVRETFRDWSPRILGMLTDVQDRFQVWPTSVMPPDYRWDSKPGLTMLGDASHVMPPFTGKGVNLALLDALDLADALVANPGRAVADAIAGFERDMQARTSQEIRACLQVGRSAYGIDLGFDLGKPA; encoded by the coding sequence ATGACGACCTGCGGGAATCTGAGGGATGGCGGAACGGTCGCCATCGTCGGGGCGGGACCAGGCGGAGCGACCCTCGCGCGATTGCTGGACCGGCGCGGTTATACCGTCCGTGTCTTGGAGCGCGACGCATCGCCCGATGGGCGACACCAGGGCGGAAGCCTCGACCTCCGACCGGATAGCGGGCAGCGCGCCATCGGTGCGGCGGCCCTCGCCGAGACGTTCGCCGAACGCTCTCGCGACGACGCTAAGGCATTCCGCATGCTTGATGCCGACGGGCATGAGATGCCGGGCCAGGGGCAAGAGACGCATGAGGACGCAGGTCCCGAGATCGACCGGGGCGATCTGCGCGCCATGCTGATCGAGGCGCTGCCGAGCGGCATGGTCGCCTGGGACCACAACGTCGAGGTGGTCGAGCGTCAGTTGGACGGCAAGTGGCGTCTCCGGATCGAGGGGCGGGATGCCGTCACCGCCGATCTCGTCGTCGGCGCCGACGGCATAGGCTCTCGGGTCCGCGCGGCCTTGACCAACGTGCAGCCAATCTACACCGGCATCACGATGGTGGCCGCCTACATCCGCCCGGAGTTGTGGCGTGGGTCACGCATTTCCGACACGCTCGGTGAAGGCTCTGTGATGTTCGCCGGCGCAAACAAGACGATCTTCGTCCAGCGCTGCGCGCGCGACGTCATCCTGCTGTACTACTCGCTGGCCGTGCCGGAGGGCTGGCCCAAATGCGCCGGCTTCGACCTGTCCGACACCGGTGCGGTGATGGCCGCCGTCCGCGAGACCTTCCGCGACTGGTCGCCTAGGATTCTTGGCATGCTGACCGATGTGCAGGACCGCTTCCAGGTCTGGCCGACCTCCGTCATGCCGCCAGACTATCGCTGGGACAGCAAGCCCGGCCTGACGATGCTCGGGGACGCCTCGCATGTCATGCCACCCTTCACCGGCAAGGGCGTGAACCTCGCGCTCCTCGACGCGCTCGACCTAGCCGACGCCCTCGTCGCCAATCCGGGCCGCGCCGTCGCCGATGCAATCGCGGGGTTCGAGCGCGACATGCAGGCACGAACGTCCCAGGAGATCCGCGCCTGCCTCCAGGTCGGCCGATCGGCCTACGGCATCGACCTCGGCTTCGACCTAGGGAAGCCGGCATGA
- a CDS encoding DUF3237 family protein → MLRSRVEIVAFLASTAAGQVTRLVVTNPFVVVTGDRASLSALVEAVHIVRNAPDRRFRMMNRCEASLERRVDGWAIGRLRSEDVGSSAILERFRTDEGTDTRLEHAFDATATVLWPHVVGPGPFGMRHSYEVEAGLVDGPLLAAPTLGASADWLLGEPDGVMRVDVRIQIVTDDGAVLCDRCRGIGEPTERMRTAMELGEPTGFEDRRIRTCWELECGAPRYAGVNRCIMVVEARCRPAERPGRLSSTGSTGRLEDVP, encoded by the coding sequence GTGCTGCGGAGTCGTGTGGAAATCGTCGCATTCCTAGCAAGTACGGCGGCAGGGCAGGTAACCCGCCTCGTCGTCACCAACCCGTTCGTGGTGGTGACCGGAGACCGGGCCAGCCTGAGCGCTCTGGTCGAGGCGGTTCACATCGTCCGGAACGCCCCCGACCGGCGGTTCCGGATGATGAACCGATGCGAGGCGTCACTGGAACGCAGGGTGGACGGCTGGGCCATCGGCCGGCTGCGGAGCGAAGACGTTGGTTCGAGCGCGATCCTCGAACGCTTCAGAACCGATGAGGGCACGGATACGCGCCTCGAACACGCCTTCGACGCCACCGCCACCGTCCTGTGGCCGCACGTGGTTGGCCCCGGGCCCTTCGGGATGCGGCACTCCTACGAGGTGGAGGCGGGGCTCGTGGATGGTCCGCTCCTTGCCGCCCCGACGCTCGGAGCCAGTGCCGACTGGCTGCTCGGCGAACCCGATGGCGTCATGCGCGTGGACGTGCGCATCCAGATCGTCACCGACGACGGTGCTGTCCTGTGCGACCGGTGTCGTGGGATCGGCGAGCCCACCGAGCGCATGCGAACCGCGATGGAACTCGGCGAGCCGACCGGCTTCGAGGACCGACGGATACGGACCTGTTGGGAGTTGGAATGCGGCGCCCCCCGCTACGCAGGGGTGAATCGTTGCATCATGGTGGTCGAGGCGCGCTGCCGCCCCGCCGAGAGGCCCGGCCGGCTTTCGAGCACCGGGTCTACCGGCCGGCTTGAGGATGTCCCGTGA
- a CDS encoding TetR/AcrR family transcriptional regulator: MRKDAERNRERLVAAASEIMRSEGGDVAMEMIAERAGVTRPTLYRNFPDRQAVYEAVLERDLEHLAAAVEPGEDPLAFLRRTAEMMRVYDKFLANLVDMPDYDAATNQRRMASILADPLADAQRRGVLHPNLTPEDILVACRMLASHWKLDDGADFQRVFERRFALLARGLLAEGRTGAERDGRVSRLPTTMETDRGDGS; the protein is encoded by the coding sequence ATGCGTAAGGATGCCGAACGGAACCGCGAGCGACTGGTCGCCGCCGCCAGCGAGATCATGCGCTCGGAAGGCGGAGACGTCGCCATGGAGATGATCGCCGAGCGCGCTGGCGTGACCCGGCCGACGCTGTACCGCAACTTCCCGGATCGCCAAGCCGTCTACGAGGCGGTCCTGGAACGCGACCTCGAACACCTCGCCGCGGCGGTAGAGCCCGGGGAAGACCCGCTCGCCTTCCTGCGGCGCACGGCGGAGATGATGCGCGTCTACGACAAGTTCCTGGCCAACCTGGTCGACATGCCGGACTACGACGCAGCCACGAACCAGCGTCGGATGGCATCGATCCTGGCCGATCCACTCGCCGACGCCCAGCGGCGCGGCGTACTCCATCCCAACCTCACCCCCGAGGACATCCTCGTCGCGTGCCGCATGTTGGCCTCTCACTGGAAGCTCGACGACGGGGCCGACTTCCAGCGGGTCTTCGAACGGCGCTTTGCCCTGCTAGCGCGCGGGCTGCTAGCCGAGGGACGCACCGGCGCCGAACGCGATGGCCGTGTCAGCCGTCTGCCCACGACCATGGAAACCGATCGCGGAGACGGGTCATGA
- a CDS encoding SDR family oxidoreductase codes for MIVVTGATGELGRRIVERLLKRMPAAGIVATTRDPGKADTLARAGVEVRRGDFSEPDTLQAAFSGARQLLIVSSSAERVGQDAVAQHRAAIEAARTAGAQRIVYTSHMAASLTSCFRPMHTHARTEAILREAGTAWTALRNGFYAETVPTLMVGDALSTGVLAAPADGKVAWTTRDDLAAAAAAILVDEGRFDGPTPPLTGSEALDLADVASLLSNIHGRPIRREVITDEALMARMQVGRAPAAVIEITLGLYRAARIGEFAATHPTLATLVGSPPRTLGATLATSGSSA; via the coding sequence ATGATCGTCGTCACCGGGGCTACCGGCGAACTCGGCCGCCGCATCGTGGAGCGATTGCTCAAGCGCATGCCCGCTGCCGGGATCGTCGCCACCACCCGCGATCCCGGGAAGGCGGATACGCTCGCCCGCGCCGGAGTCGAGGTCCGTCGTGGCGATTTCTCAGAACCGGATACGCTTCAGGCGGCCTTTTCGGGAGCGCGGCAGCTCCTGATCGTCTCTTCCAGCGCGGAGCGGGTCGGCCAGGACGCGGTCGCTCAACATCGGGCCGCCATCGAAGCCGCGCGCACAGCTGGGGCGCAACGCATCGTCTACACGAGCCATATGGCGGCGAGCTTGACCTCATGCTTTCGACCGATGCACACCCATGCCCGAACCGAGGCCATATTGAGGGAAGCGGGCACCGCTTGGACCGCCCTGCGCAACGGTTTCTACGCCGAGACGGTGCCTACCCTGATGGTCGGGGACGCGCTATCCACCGGCGTTCTGGCCGCGCCCGCGGATGGGAAGGTCGCCTGGACGACGCGTGACGATCTCGCGGCCGCCGCCGCCGCCATCTTGGTCGACGAGGGCCGCTTCGATGGACCGACCCCACCACTCACTGGTTCGGAGGCGCTCGACCTGGCCGATGTCGCCTCGCTGCTGTCGAATATCCACGGTCGACCGATCCGGCGCGAAGTCATCACCGACGAGGCGTTGATGGCCAGGATGCAGGTCGGTCGCGCGCCCGCCGCCGTGATCGAGATCACTTTGGGGCTGTACCGCGCCGCGCGGATCGGCGAATTCGCCGCGACGCATCCTACGCTCGCGACGCTCGTCGGCAGCCCCCCGAGGACGCTTGGAGCTACGCTGGCAACGAGTGGAAGCTCAGCGTAG
- a CDS encoding EAL domain-containing protein, translated as MLNVVGCLVEAHDIRLVALAAGICALSALTTVCLVSHASRAVGWAQAGWLTVAAVAGGSGIWATHFIAMLAFAPGVPSGYDIALTGLSLAIAVALVGSGLSFAVLVGGRAAAWAGGIILGLGIAAMHYTGMAAYDVAGHKAWDLATVAVSLALGSVLGGAALAAQVGARGLIRQLPAALLLLLAICSHHFTAMGAVTVTPDPTLAVSDTAVPNAWLAVAVALASFAILLLAGAALALDVRDRRHSKLEADRLHSLANAAVEGLVVCTGDTVVSANRSFAKLVGLPQGTLAGTNLSTYLPGDAARLALASQPERPIEVELHQADGSRVPVEVIMQPVDYAGRPHYAVAVRDLRARRQAESQIQFLAHHDALTGLANRASFGKRLEQEMRAAHGCGRKLAVLCLDLDRFKEVNDLFGHAAGDAMLESVARIVSAELDGTQMMARLGGDEFAVLVPCEHASAAGRLAERILEALRSGKTDAGGPQIATSIGIALYPDDADERAALLSYADTALYRAKSEGRGTYRFFEAKMGVEVRERRLLEHDLRHAVARGEIQLVYQPQTEVGSGAVIGFEALLRWKHPERGYVSPAVFIPIAEESDAILQIGEWVLREACREAASWRQPLSIAVNVSAVQIHSPHFVGLVHEVLLRTGLAPHRLEVEVTETALISDPARALLTLRQLKSLGLRIAMDDFGTGYSSLSNLRSFPFDKIKIDGSFVRSVDSNEQTAAIVRSVLGLGRGLGLPVLAEGVETDAELGFLIAEQCHEAQGYLMGRPSPIGLFTQYTHGTFPLIADDRKRA; from the coding sequence ATGCTCAACGTCGTCGGTTGCCTTGTCGAGGCCCATGACATCCGCCTCGTCGCGCTAGCGGCCGGCATCTGTGCCCTCTCGGCCCTGACGACGGTCTGCCTCGTCAGCCACGCGAGCCGGGCTGTCGGATGGGCCCAGGCAGGCTGGCTCACCGTCGCGGCGGTCGCCGGCGGCTCCGGCATTTGGGCAACACATTTCATCGCGATGCTCGCCTTCGCGCCCGGCGTCCCGAGCGGTTACGACATCGCGCTCACCGGCCTGTCGCTCGCCATAGCTGTCGCCCTGGTCGGGTCCGGCCTTTCCTTCGCCGTGCTCGTCGGCGGACGGGCCGCGGCCTGGGCTGGCGGCATCATCCTCGGGCTCGGCATCGCTGCGATGCACTACACCGGCATGGCCGCCTACGACGTGGCCGGCCACAAGGCGTGGGACCTCGCGACCGTCGCCGTCTCGCTCGCGCTCGGCAGCGTCCTGGGAGGCGCCGCGCTAGCGGCGCAGGTCGGCGCCCGGGGCCTGATCCGCCAGTTGCCTGCCGCGCTCCTGCTGCTGCTGGCCATCTGCAGCCACCACTTCACCGCCATGGGTGCCGTCACCGTCACGCCCGACCCGACGCTTGCCGTCTCGGACACCGCGGTCCCGAACGCTTGGCTCGCAGTCGCCGTGGCGCTCGCCAGCTTCGCCATCCTGCTCCTCGCCGGCGCGGCGCTCGCGCTCGACGTCCGCGACCGCCGGCATTCCAAGCTGGAGGCCGACCGCTTGCACAGCCTCGCCAACGCCGCCGTCGAGGGTCTCGTCGTGTGCACCGGCGACACGGTCGTCAGCGCCAACAGGAGCTTCGCCAAGCTCGTCGGCTTGCCGCAAGGCACGCTCGCAGGAACGAACCTCTCCACCTATTTGCCGGGCGACGCGGCCCGATTGGCGTTGGCCAGCCAGCCTGAGCGTCCGATTGAGGTGGAGCTCCATCAAGCCGACGGCTCGCGGGTGCCGGTCGAAGTCATCATGCAGCCGGTCGATTATGCCGGGCGGCCGCACTACGCCGTCGCGGTGCGCGACCTGCGGGCCCGCCGGCAGGCCGAGAGCCAGATCCAATTTCTCGCCCATCACGACGCGCTTACCGGCCTTGCCAACCGTGCCAGCTTCGGCAAGCGCCTCGAACAAGAGATGCGGGCGGCGCACGGATGCGGCCGCAAGCTCGCGGTGCTCTGCCTCGACCTCGACCGCTTCAAGGAGGTCAATGACCTGTTCGGCCACGCCGCTGGCGATGCCATGCTGGAGAGCGTCGCCCGCATCGTCTCGGCGGAGCTCGACGGCACGCAGATGATGGCCCGGCTCGGCGGCGACGAGTTCGCCGTGCTCGTGCCGTGCGAGCACGCCTCCGCTGCCGGGCGGCTCGCCGAGCGTATCCTGGAGGCGCTGCGCTCCGGCAAGACCGATGCCGGCGGCCCGCAGATCGCGACCAGCATCGGCATCGCCCTCTACCCCGACGACGCCGACGAGCGGGCGGCGCTCCTGAGCTACGCCGACACGGCGCTCTACCGCGCGAAGTCCGAGGGACGCGGCACCTACCGCTTCTTCGAGGCCAAGATGGGGGTCGAAGTGCGCGAGCGCCGCCTCCTCGAACACGACCTGCGCCACGCCGTGGCGCGCGGCGAGATTCAACTCGTCTACCAGCCGCAGACCGAGGTCGGCAGCGGCGCGGTCATCGGCTTCGAGGCGTTGTTGCGCTGGAAGCACCCGGAGCGCGGCTACGTCTCGCCCGCCGTGTTTATCCCCATCGCCGAGGAGAGCGACGCCATTCTGCAGATCGGAGAGTGGGTGCTCCGCGAGGCGTGCCGCGAGGCGGCGAGCTGGCGCCAGCCCCTATCCATCGCGGTCAACGTCTCGGCGGTGCAGATCCACAGCCCGCACTTCGTCGGCCTCGTGCACGAAGTTCTGCTCAGGACCGGGCTTGCGCCGCACCGGCTGGAGGTCGAGGTGACCGAGACGGCGCTGATCAGCGACCCAGCCCGGGCGCTCCTGACGCTGCGGCAGTTGAAGTCGCTCGGCCTGCGCATCGCCATGGATGACTTCGGCACCGGCTACTCGTCCCTGTCGAACCTGCGCTCGTTCCCGTTCGACAAGATCAAGATTGACGGCTCTTTCGTGCGGTCGGTCGACAGCAACGAGCAGACCGCGGCCATCGTGCGCTCGGTGCTCGGCCTCGGACGCGGCCTTGGGCTCCCGGTCCTGGCGGAAGGCGTTGAGACGGATGCCGAGCTCGGCTTTCTCATCGCCGAACAATGCCACGAGGCACAGGGTTACCTGATGGGCCGGCCGTCGCCCATCGGGCTGTTCACCCAGTACACACATGGGACGTTTCCGCTCATCGCCGACGATCGAAAACGCGCCTGA